In Rheinheimera sp. MM224, one DNA window encodes the following:
- a CDS encoding dipeptidyl-peptidase 3 family protein, giving the protein MNYNKIMLALSLGGALALTACKPAPEQKTEQQTATAEQAAPTAASATALVPGFEKRLDIYRTVDLTADLSAVSAQHKQMLAKLIEAAEIMDQLFWKQAFSEDKQSFLGKITDAKTKAFADVNYGPWDRLQGDDVFLTGYAAKPLGAQFYPTDMTKEEFEKTDFADKNGLYSVVQRDKDGKLVAVPYSQVYKTELTAAAELLKQAAALSEDKDFANYLTMRAEAFLNDNYQPSDFAWMAMKTNPIDLVIGPIETYEDQLFGYRAAFEAYVLVKDLAWSERLAKYAATLPALQKGLPVPEQYKTESPGSDADLNAYDVIYYAGHSNSGGKTIAINLPNDEQVQLEKGTRRLQLKNAMQAKFEHIMSPIADLLIAPSQRQHVTFDAFFNNVMFHEVAHGLGIKNTINNKGTVRQSLKELSGGLEEGKADILGLYMISQLSEQGLLPDAKMEDFYTTFMAGIFRSVRFGASSAHGKANMVCFNYFAEQGAFVRNDDGTYQVDYVKMKQAMTSLSQLILTLQGDGNYEGVASLMADKGVIKAQLADDLARLTSANIPVDIIFNQGKGVLGL; this is encoded by the coding sequence ATGAACTACAACAAAATAATGCTGGCATTAAGCCTTGGTGGCGCTTTGGCTTTAACTGCCTGTAAACCTGCGCCAGAGCAGAAGACAGAACAACAGACTGCAACTGCAGAGCAAGCAGCACCGACTGCTGCATCAGCAACTGCACTAGTGCCAGGCTTTGAAAAACGCCTGGATATCTACCGCACAGTAGATTTAACCGCAGATTTATCCGCTGTATCTGCACAGCATAAACAAATGTTGGCCAAGCTGATTGAAGCTGCAGAAATCATGGATCAGTTATTCTGGAAACAGGCCTTTTCAGAGGATAAACAAAGCTTTTTAGGCAAAATAACGGATGCTAAAACCAAAGCTTTTGCCGATGTGAACTATGGCCCCTGGGACAGATTGCAAGGCGATGATGTGTTTTTAACAGGGTATGCAGCCAAGCCTCTGGGCGCTCAGTTTTATCCAACTGACATGACCAAAGAAGAGTTTGAAAAAACTGACTTTGCCGATAAAAACGGTCTTTATTCGGTGGTGCAGCGCGACAAAGACGGCAAGTTAGTGGCCGTGCCTTATTCACAAGTCTATAAAACTGAACTGACAGCGGCAGCAGAATTATTAAAACAAGCTGCGGCCTTATCGGAAGATAAAGACTTTGCTAACTACCTGACGATGCGCGCTGAAGCCTTTTTAAACGACAACTATCAGCCGTCTGATTTTGCCTGGATGGCAATGAAAACCAACCCTATTGACTTGGTGATTGGTCCTATCGAAACCTATGAAGATCAATTATTTGGTTACCGCGCTGCTTTTGAAGCTTATGTACTGGTGAAAGATTTAGCCTGGAGTGAGCGGTTGGCTAAATACGCTGCCACTTTGCCTGCGCTGCAAAAAGGCCTGCCAGTGCCAGAGCAATACAAAACTGAAAGCCCGGGTTCTGATGCGGACTTAAACGCTTATGATGTGATTTATTACGCTGGTCATTCCAACTCTGGCGGCAAAACTATAGCCATTAACCTGCCAAACGACGAGCAGGTACAGCTGGAAAAAGGCACCCGCCGTTTGCAGTTAAAAAATGCGATGCAGGCCAAGTTTGAACATATTATGTCGCCTATTGCGGACTTACTGATCGCGCCTTCGCAGCGCCAACATGTAACTTTTGATGCCTTTTTTAACAACGTGATGTTCCATGAAGTGGCGCATGGTTTAGGTATTAAAAACACCATCAATAACAAAGGCACAGTGCGTCAGAGCTTAAAAGAGCTGTCGGGTGGACTGGAAGAGGGCAAAGCCGATATTTTAGGTTTGTATATGATTTCTCAGTTGTCGGAGCAGGGCTTATTACCTGATGCCAAAATGGAAGATTTTTATACCACCTTTATGGCCGGTATTTTCCGCTCAGTACGTTTTGGTGCGTCCAGCGCGCACGGCAAAGCCAATATGGTTTGTTTTAACTATTTTGCCGAGCAGGGCGCTTTTGTCCGTAATGACGACGGCACCTATCAGGTGGATTACGTCAAAATGAAACAAGCTATGACCTCGTTATCGCAACTGATACTTACCTTGCAAGGGGATGGTAACTACGAAGGTGTGGCGTCATTGATGGCGGATAAAGGCGTGATCAAAGCTCAGCTGGCTGATGATTTAGCCCGTTTAACCAGTGCTAATATCCCAGTGGATATTATCTTTAATCAGGGTAAAGGCGTGTTGGGGCTTTAA
- a CDS encoding glycosyl hydrolase family 18 protein: MLTTFITQAERPSRRSALQTKLRHPAFVVALTSLLCSMHLSAAPAAPGKPQIAWQESNVSLVNGQFSIPLQWDMWWGTNGNEWSLTRNGAVVYSSSLTPNGQNAQSGSTSSVVTSAGSYEFVVQLCNQQGAEKTCTASDKRVITVTGAGGGDTGGGDTGGGDDGFDPWTDINASNYPHPLKQNNVAHTNSTGKMVGGYFVEWGIYGRNYHVADIPAKNLTHLFYGFIPVCGPNSSLNDANPQGYSALMAQCAGKPDYTVVVHDKFAALEKSYPGDTWDQPVRGIFAELYRLKKTHPNLKILPSVGGWTLSDPLYTIGVNAQARATFVASIVNMIKTYDFFDGVDIDWEFPGGGGAHPTLGSAQDGAGFALLMRDLRLAMDALSVETGRTYQLTAAMSGGVQKLQLVDWEAAHPYMDYINLMTYDYYGAFNSTLGHQATLYPNPNSPLSGFSAHEAVQHLLARQVPAGKISIGAAMYGRGWKNVSNVTNNNPFTGTGGAGINGSWEAGIEDYKKIETNYMGGVNGTGTNGYSLLWDDTAKASYVWNSAIGTLISFDTKRSVQAKGNYVLQYNLGGIFAWELDADNGHILNAMHEGLGHPAQ; the protein is encoded by the coding sequence ATGTTAACAACATTCATTACTCAGGCCGAACGACCATCGCGCCGCAGCGCTTTGCAAACCAAATTACGCCATCCTGCTTTTGTAGTGGCTCTGACCAGCCTGTTATGCTCTATGCATCTAAGTGCTGCCCCGGCAGCACCTGGCAAGCCTCAGATTGCATGGCAGGAAAGCAATGTCAGTCTGGTCAATGGCCAGTTTAGCATCCCATTGCAATGGGATATGTGGTGGGGTACCAACGGCAACGAGTGGAGCCTAACCCGCAATGGAGCTGTGGTTTACAGCTCCAGCCTCACACCAAATGGCCAGAATGCACAAAGTGGCAGTACAAGTTCAGTGGTCACCAGCGCGGGCAGTTATGAATTTGTCGTGCAACTCTGTAATCAACAAGGTGCCGAAAAAACCTGTACCGCCAGCGATAAACGAGTGATCACAGTGACAGGCGCCGGAGGTGGCGACACAGGCGGTGGTGATACCGGAGGGGGTGACGATGGTTTTGATCCCTGGACAGATATCAATGCCAGTAACTACCCTCACCCCCTGAAACAAAACAACGTTGCCCATACCAACAGCACAGGGAAAATGGTCGGTGGTTATTTTGTCGAATGGGGTATTTATGGCCGCAACTATCATGTAGCTGATATACCAGCGAAAAACCTGACCCACCTGTTTTATGGTTTTATTCCGGTCTGTGGCCCAAACAGTTCGCTCAATGATGCCAATCCGCAGGGCTACAGCGCATTAATGGCGCAATGTGCAGGCAAACCTGACTACACAGTGGTAGTGCATGACAAATTTGCCGCTTTGGAAAAATCCTATCCGGGCGATACCTGGGATCAGCCAGTGCGGGGTATTTTTGCCGAACTGTACCGGCTGAAAAAAACGCATCCAAACCTGAAAATATTGCCTTCAGTAGGCGGCTGGACCTTGTCTGATCCGCTTTACACCATAGGGGTCAATGCCCAGGCCCGCGCTACTTTTGTTGCATCCATTGTGAACATGATCAAAACCTACGACTTCTTTGATGGTGTTGATATCGACTGGGAATTCCCTGGCGGTGGTGGTGCTCACCCTACGCTTGGTTCAGCTCAGGATGGTGCAGGTTTTGCGCTCTTGATGCGTGACTTACGCCTGGCAATGGATGCATTAAGTGTGGAAACAGGCCGGACTTACCAGCTGACAGCAGCCATGAGTGGTGGAGTACAAAAGCTGCAACTGGTCGACTGGGAAGCCGCTCATCCTTACATGGACTATATCAACCTGATGACGTACGACTACTACGGCGCTTTTAACAGTACCTTAGGCCATCAGGCTACTTTATACCCAAATCCAAACTCACCCTTGTCCGGCTTTAGCGCCCATGAAGCAGTGCAGCACTTACTGGCCCGTCAGGTGCCAGCAGGCAAAATCAGTATAGGCGCAGCTATGTATGGCAGAGGCTGGAAAAATGTCAGCAATGTAACTAACAACAACCCTTTCACCGGCACTGGTGGTGCTGGCATCAACGGCAGTTGGGAAGCGGGTATTGAAGATTACAAAAAAATAGAAACCAACTATATGGGTGGTGTCAATGGTACAGGAACCAATGGCTACAGCTTGTTATGGGATGACACAGCCAAAGCCAGCTATGTCTGGAATTCAGCAATAGGCACCTTAATCAGCTTCGATACCAAACGCTCTGTGCAGGCCAAAGGCAACTATGTGCTGCAGTACAACTTAGGTGGCATTTTCGCCTGGGAACTGGATGCGGACAACGGCCATATCCTCAATGCCATGCATGAAGGTTTGGGCCATCCGGCGCAATAA